The following nucleotide sequence is from Phaenicophaeus curvirostris isolate KB17595 chromosome 12, BPBGC_Pcur_1.0, whole genome shotgun sequence.
CCCATAAAGCCTGCAAAAGGACCCAGTAAGAAGACAAATGCAACTGTCCTGCCAAAACCTCCCGCTGCTGCGAAACAAGCCGTCAAAGAACCTGACGTTCCAAAGGTAAAAAGTTGATTTGCAACTTAGAGCTCTTAATGACAAAGCCTCTGTACTGAGGTTTTGGTTTAATGCAAGATGTGCATAAAGCCTAATGTTAAAATGGCAGCGCTAGGTGTTAAGTGCTGGATGAAGTTCCTGCTTTAGCTGGCAATTACTAGAAAGTCTTCTGATTCTGTGTGTATGGCTTCTTGGTGAAAGTTGGCCATGCTAGAATGCAAGCTCAGCTTCAGCTTTTTATCTTAAGAAATTGCATTAGTAacttgaaaaacatgaaaacaaagaacCTTTCAGCTTGCAGAGTAGATATGTAAGCACTATTATCTGTTCCTTAGGCTCTGTCTCCTGTTCCTATGGACATATCCATGCATGAGGAGGATTTGTGCCAAGCCTTCTCCGATGTGTTGCTCAACAACGTTGAAGACATTGATGCCGAGGACTATGAGAATCCCCAGCTGTGTAGTGACTACGTAAAAGACATCTACCTGTATCTGAGAGAGCTTGAGGTATGACACGCTGAACGTGTGCTTCTGCTGTACAGTGTTAATCTTGTTGCTCACGCggctctttctcctccagctgcagcagtcCATCCGCCCGCATTACCTTGATGGGGAGATGCTCAATGGGCGTATGCGTGCGCTTCTAGTTGACTGGCTTATCCAGGTCCACTCAAGATTCCGGCTTCTGCAGGAGACGCTGTATATGTGTGTTGCCGTCATGGATCGGTTCTTGCAAGtaagaaagatgtttttcagCTCCTGTTTGGATTAGGAGACTTGTTCAACGGCCACGCTTTTAAAGaagtttaggatttttttcttttctttataaatcatagaagcTACGATATCTGCTCTTTGTGCAAGAGCACGGTATAACATAACATTTAACTTTGAGGCTGTGGTTCTCTTTGAGCCCGTCATTATATAGACACTTTGAACTCAAAGTGGAAAATGCTATTGACATCATAAGGATGAGTACTATCATactggtattttaaaatgataaatGAGAATATGTTTATCTAGAGTTTGACATTTTGGGACGTGTTTCTTAAATTCCTGTATTGCAGAATCATCCAGTATCTCGTAACAAGCTTCAGCTGGTGGGTGTTACAGCGCTGTTTCTAGCTGCAAAATATGAAGAGATGTTAACTCCTGATATAGGAGACTATGCTTACATCACTGACAATGCCTACACCACTGATGATGTTAGAGAAATGGAGATTATGATTCTTCAAGAGTTAAACTTCAGTTTGGGACGACCTCTTCCAATTCACTTCTTACGAAGAGCATCaaaagctggagaggtgggTACTTGTCTTCATTATATGGAACTTTACGACTGCGTACAGTCTCTCAAGGTCACTTTTGGCGTTTTTATCATGTGCTCTTACTTGCTTTCTGCTTGCACGCTGGATCAAGAAATACTGGGGAGTGAAGCTCCACCATGTGGTGTAACGTGGTGACACCACTGTGGCAGCCGTAGCTTCTGCGCGTTCGTATTTACTGGGGCCTGTGCTCAGTCCTGCTGGCGAGAACGTTACAGGCCTAGAGCAGAACCCATGTTACTAGAGTCTGGTGATCAGGGTATTCTGTAGTCAAAGGGGAGCAGTGGTGCAGTTCTTGATAGCTTTTGGATGCAAATACTATATTATTTAAGAATTAAAAGGGAAGCTTTCTCCTTGCCCGcacctttttttcccacctcAGTAGTTTCATGCAAATGAACCGCCCGTGGGCTTCCCTGCCTCAGCAGACCGCGAGAACTCCTGAAGTTCGCTGGCTGCTTCACTAAGGACCTCCTTAAGTCCTTTTACacttctcccccagccccagtgtGTCACAGAGGGAGCGCTCCTGTCCCTGGCTGGGCACAGCATGGCCTGATACTGCAGTTTTCTGTTAGAATCCATCACGTGGTTCTCTGTCTAAATAGCAAACGGCTGTGAGACTGGGCTGGTTTGGTCTCAATTTTGAGATGAGTGCCTATTAAGAGTATGGTCCCTTGGCCTTAATATGAGATTTTGTtgacattttttgtttttgtcAGTTAATATAATAAATAGTCCTGAATTGTTGTGATAAAGTGGAGTGAAACTTCGTGGATTAACAAGCTTTCGATCTTGTAGGCTGACGCTAAGCAACACACACTAGCAAAATATCTAATGGAGCTGACACTGCTGGACTATGACATGGTTCATCACCGTCCTTCAGAGATCGCAGCTGCTGCATTATGTTTGTCCCAAAAGATCCTGGGGCGTAACAGCTGGGTAAGTATTTTAATGGGAGTCGTTGTTGGGAGTTTTTTCCTTCAGTCAATGGAATTGGACAATTAAAAGAACTACTTTGGAAAACTTTATTTAGGTCTCTAATAATGCTAGTGATCAAATGGCGGTTGGACAGCCTGGTGCGTAGCTGCAGGTTGAAAAAGAATTGTACAACTAAAAATGTAGTgttcacacagaaaagaaaaaattgtttcatgCTCTCTAAAAGAATTGATTTATAGAAGGCCATGCTGTAAATAAAGGCAGATATTTAATTCTTATAATACATGTGGAATAAGGAAATCATGGACCATGGGGAGTGAACTGTAATTCCACTAGTGGTCGCTCTTGGGAGGGTTGCTTCTTTTATCCTCTGTGCAGTGTAGAAAGGAGGTTCTTGGCGTTCTGTCCAGGCCTGGTTTATGCTGGAATTCATTCTGGATCTGCCACCTTCAGTGACagtgctgcagctcccagcGCTCCAGGCTGGCGGGTGAAGCTTAGGGCATTTGCTGCGTGAAGCGATCATGCCTTGAGCAGAAATCCTTGCTTCGTAAATCTCAAACCCATTCCTATTGCGCTGCAGGGCACAAAGGAGCAGTACTACACTGGCTACACAGAAGAGAGTCTTATGATGACTATGAAACATATGGCCAAGAATGTGGTCAAAGTAAATGAGAAGCTAACAAAATATGTTGTAAGTATAACTACTTGACTATTTTTGATGTTGTAGAAATACCTTTGCTGCACAGTGTGGCTCCTTATGTAATGATGTTCACACATAACCTTTGtttgcttccttcttttccaaGCAGCTGGGCTAATTGACCAAAACTATCTGCCTGAATATAAGCACGGTGTGAATCTCTTGTAACCCTGTTCCTCTGTCTCTGCAGGCTACAAAGCAGAAATACGCAAGTTCCAAACTAATGATGATCAGCACAATCCCTCAACTGACCAGCAAGATAGTTAAGGACCTGGCTTCATCGCTCCTATGATCGCCCTAAGCAGCGAGGTCCTGGTGGTACATGATGCACTTTGTCCTTACTTGCCTTTTGAGGCAGATCTTACTACTTTTTGTACATAGCATTCCAGCCTTACCCACAGAATGTTTCAGAGCCGTTCGGAAGGTGACTTTTAAATTTGGCTTGTAATACCACtctgaaagtaaataaataaagcttctctcttttaagaaaaaaagcctgtatTGTGACAGTGCATCTTCAAGGCGCTATCTAGACGTGGCTGCAATCTTAGGGCCAGGCAAGACATTTGACTTGCAGTGACAATCTCCAGGTTTACAGTCGGTTATATTTAGAaacttgggatttttttaatctccagGTAAGAAAGAACAGGTGAGCCagtttgtcttttctttgtgtACCTTAAAGGATACTAAGTATGTACTTTATTTTATTGCCTTGTCCCAAAGCAGCATACAAGAATTTCTTGTTTTGTATAGTTTGTTGCCTTACATTTTGGGTAAGAATCAAGGCTGGCTGTAACGGGTATTAGCCTGGTAAATCTTTGTGTTCAGCTGAGCTAAGACTGTCTTCTGTATCTTTGTGTACCTAAATGAAGGGACctaaggtaagaaaaaaatctgtcttcctTTGCAGGGGCTGTAGGTGTTCAACTGTAGGGGTGAGATGTTTTGAAGCTCTGCTCTTAAAAATCTCTGCTCCACTTGGACAAAAACCCCcaattaatttttccttgcCTCTTCGCTCTCCCGCCCCTCCTTCTGCCAGTCAAACCCACctaaagcagatttttccttACCGCTTAACACCACTTTGTGCCTAATAAACGCCGGCAGCTGTATGCTTGAGGAATAGAAGCATTTAGCATTGCAACTTTTCTGCCTCAATATCTTGTTTAAGCCTATTTGTTTACTTAGTCCTTGATCTGTAATGTTAAGTTATAGACCTTGGCTATTCTCTAAGTTAGACTGTTTCCTCCCGTCTCCCAGTGTCGGAGCGTGCAGATTTTGATGTACAATACTACAAAACTAGCCTAGCTCTCGGTGCTCCCCCTGTgggaaggatgttgaagctacTTGGTTTTTTATCTTCTGAAGACTTCTTTCTGAGGGGGTAAGTAGGCCTAGCACTTAGGGGAAACGGTCTTCTGAAAAACAAGTGTGATCCCTTGTGTGTGTGATGCCCCCAGACCGAGGCCCTAGTCTCTGGTTTCCAGAAACTGCTTCTACAACTGCTCATCTCTACTGGAGATGGAGTTTAACTGTGCCTCAAATTGGTTTAGATAGTGAATATAAGAGGGAAGGGATTCAAGACTTAAAGCTGTATCTTAAACCTTATGCAACTTCCTAATATCAACATATGCTCTTACCACAAGCTTTGTGGTACGgaaaatagtttggtttggagcAAAGGAAGGGAATTTTGTCCTCAGAAATCAATGTCTTGTGAAGGGATCTGTTTGTAGACATAACTGAAAACAGACTACATGGAACCGGCTTGTTCAGCTCACTGCttcttgtgttttattttatggaGGTTCAGAAGGCAAAGCATGAATGCTGATAACTGTACGGCAAGCAGCAGCCGCTCTGGTGTAGGAGGCAGTCAGACTTAAGCAATAACACTTCTGCTTCTGCCATTTAAAAGGAGTAGTGCATATCTGTAAGTACCTGGCATAAAAACTCTAGATGAACTACTTCATGAGTAAGAACAGTGGAGTTCTACATGATACATTCATACATGTTTCTATTGCATTCAGTTTTTATATACAGTATATGATCTGTTTCTATAAATGTACAGCTCTGCATAAAGACACTTCTTATAACAGGTAGAGCATTAAACATATATCCAACATGGGCCAGCCATATTATAATATAAATCTTGAAGAAGGCAACATCGTTTAGTATACAGTACTACGTGGTTTTCTGTTTAACTTCTTACAGTGCCTGTTGGAGTCCCTAAACACATCAGCAAACACAAACCAGTTCCATTACAACTCTGTACAGAATTAAATACACCATCACAGGAGGTTTTTTTTAGATGGCAACATCCCAAATGAGCCTAAACCTTTTTGACGTGTAGCAGCATACTTAACATGTTCCCCAGCATAATCTGCATTACAGGAGACGTGCATTTAGCATTATCTTCAGTAGATGATTCAAAAGGTCACTGATACTTGGCTGAAGGCACTTATTAAATACCCTCCTTTCAAAGTCCCTGGTCCCAGACTGCAAAGCACCTTCCTGTTCCAGGAAGATGGTAGGTTTGACATCCTTCACTTATTAGGTGTCAAAACCAGgttttaaatataataaataattgGTCAGGTTTCCATTGCTGTATGCTTCTGAGACAAAAGATCAGTCTGCAGTGTGGGTAATTTTCTTCCTGCCTATGTATGACTTGTGAAAATGGTGCCGAGAACAGCAGATCTCAGAAGAACAGTGTCCTGAAGGCAAGGGAAAAGCTTCAACCACTGGTAACTTCATGCTAAGTTGTGTCTGACAGTCTTTCATATCTTGGTGACATAGTTGTTGGGAAAAAGACCTTGTTTCCCTCGTAGTCTTCCTGTCCACCAGCCAGAAGGATCTGTgacacagaaagaaaggagTGAGGTCCTGTAAAACATTCTTGTGTACTTGCTGAGGCAGCTTTGCAAAGCCGTTGGATGCATTGCGAGCTGCCTTGTGAAGGACGGAGGAGAAATGATTTTGAGAACCTGAGCTTGCTCATCATTTGGCCACATCACTGTGCCTTACAAGGTTGCTTTGGAGCCCTAAAGGGCTGGAACTGCTTTGTTGTtatgtttttttgttcttatgcTACAGCCGTGGTTTAGGATAATCTTTAGCCACAGCCTCTGACAGAACTACTCTCTTTAGAACCTGTATGTCATTGATCTGCCTTTGACACATCTCTAAGTGAACAGGTTTGGTGTGGGCGCAgagccttctctgctccctgAGCCATCACAGGTTTGCAGGCCTCACGAAGGAAGGTAAACGTGGAGTGGCTTAAAAAGTCACGTCGGCTACTTATGACAGTACCTTCAAGATTAGTACTTGAGTAACAAAACCGTAGATCTCTACATACCTTCTTTAATGATATCAATCACGTCGTTGGCATTAAAGCTAAGTTCGTCTGTGTCCTGAGCATCATACGCGTACAGTGCCCTGCACTGTGGTACCTGAGGCTTGGGTTTCGGCTGGGGTTTAGGCCTTCCTCCGGCTGGTGGGGGGCGGCTTGTTGTCTGCCTGCGAAcactaagggaagaaaaaaatattgatgttTATGACTCGACCCCATGCTTTATCAACCCTTCTGACCTACTGAAGAGATTCTAAAGACTGTAGCAAGGGAAAAAGGATTCTCTTCAATGACACAACGATTGAACATAGCAATGCGTGACTTCCCCGTGAAAGGGAGAGAggtgccttgtctttccttatgAAATGGATGAATGGGTGCTTCTAAACAGCAGTTTAAAGGTGTAGAAGACATTTTAGTGCTCAGGCTGGAATGTAAACAAATGTGCGCATGCAGTTCATGCAACCTTGGCAACTACACAGCTAAGGCTGTCTCTCCCCATGCCCCAGTTTCTCCAGGGATTTAGTTTCcagtattaaaaacaaagttCTAGCTCACAGGCTTTGCTACTTTACCATTCTTGTGACTAAGCTGTAAGAGAGACCGCATCTCTCCTAAGTTGCCTCAGATTCCAGGGCCGTCTATGGACTTGTTGTGTTAGAGTCAACTCTGAAGCAGCAAGGGAGATGCTGCACAAACTCTTTGTCACAGCTATGACCACTCCAAAGAttaggaaggggaaagaaggaagaaatgcattttgccAGCTCATCAGCTAACAAAggctggaagagagaagaggtATTAGATGCAATATgtcagtttaaaataattaattaataaatgtGTTGAATGACTAAAAATATTGCAGTGATGTGGAGGAGACAACTGTGATGACGGTGTGTAATGCCATAACAATATGGCTCTTGCAGAACAAGCTGAGTTACTTACCGAAGTCCTAGACTTACTTTGCCAGCATGTCTCTGTGTAGTCATAACCTAAGTTGTTTAGTGAACTGCACCAGAAAATGAGCTTTGAAGTGTGGGTTAACACATCTTCATAGGGAAGTTTGtagtaacattaaaattagtccttggaaagtaatagaacaTGCATAAGTTTTTTTGGGAGAACTGATCCCTGTGCCTGTCAGAGGGAatctcctgccccagctcctgtCTGGCTGCACACGATCAATGGAGATCGCTCCTCGCCTTGCCCAGCCCTGAGGAAGGGTTctcgctttctaaacctccaAGACGAGTCTTGGAGAGGGGATTTGCTGCATTTTTGGTACCATCGGTAGTGCTGCGATGCTCCCTGTTGCGTACGCAGCGCACACAGTTACCAGTGAAAACGGGCAGGCAGTGGCGATGTCATTACATGAGAGGGGAGGGGGACGTTTGTTagtctgttttttttgtttgttgttgttttttatcCTCCCCTTGGACTACATCGATTGTAACCGCAATGTAAAATGGCAGCTATAAATAATAGAAGCTTTAATATGTGCTAATCATTGTTGGTTTGTACCCATCCCATTAGGAACTGTGGTGTGATGCAACTGATCTTTTTAATCCAATACGATACGTCCTACCTCGTTGTGTACTTGATGGCTGCTACATTTCAGAGTACAGTGCATGTCGGTCACAGCTGCGTGACAGAAATCACTCTGGCTTTATCCTACGGCTTATagagttttgttgtttgtgaacTGTAGTGTAAAGACAATGCAAAAATCTATTATTAGCGAAACAGCTTAAACAGAGTAAGCTGGCATGCGATGAGAGAATTTCACCACTTAAAGGCACAGAAATTATTAGTTTACAAAGAGGGAAATGGGTCTGGAAGCATTAGCATGTGCTGACAGTTTCGAAATAGTTAAAATAAGTAGTAGTGGCCACTTGTTTCAGACTTCTTTCTTATTTGAAGACCCATCTTAAACAGAAACACACTCCAAATACACTTAGAGTATCTTATGGCCATCGCTCGGTGCACAGTGGGGAGAAAGGACTGCGGTCAGTACGACAGAAAAGCCAGAGGGCTGACTACCTCTACCCTTTGTGTTTAGGAACTGGAATGCACCTGCTAAGAACCCTGTGCACTTCCTGTGATACTGAAAATCTTATCAAATCTGTGTATGCTTacttattatttgttttctatgAGGCGTCTAATGCTCAGTAGAAGTAACATCCTAAATAATATGCTAACTCAGTACTGCAGCCGGCTggatcacaggaaaaaatgctaAGCACTTAAGCATAAGACCAACAGAATTTAGTGCAGAACATCTGCTAAGCGCTGAGATAAAGTAGAAACTGTTCAGTCAATAAGAAACTTAAAATTTTGTAAGGCTTTTACATTCTGGAACGTTAAGGTCCCACAGATATTTGACAGACCTAAGTCTGGATTTTCAGCCAGGATCTGGAGCTGCAGGTTTCAGAGTTGAGACCAACTTGCCCTGCTCCCTCCACTAAGGCCCCAATTCAATGGTTCtgacctgctgctgcttctgggggTTTTGGCACTTCTGACTCTTTGGCTATTGGGGAACAGCTGGCTCTGACAACTCGGCCTGCCCACTCTCAAATCTCCTAGGACTGTCACAGTAACACATTCCGGAAGGCTGCAGCTTAAAATTCCAAATGACGCTGAAACAGTCCTGAATGTCACACTGCCAAGTCTTCCTCCTAAAGCGAAGTAGAAGTCTGGCATATGAGTTCAGAGTCAAAGCTGAAACAAAAGGGCTGTTAGCCAGAATTTCTGGGCATGACAGTTGCTATAAAATACTACAAAAAATACTGTTCATGATCTGtaaacagaagggaaagaaggccTAGGTAAACTGCCAAATGTCTTAATATCCTTAAGTAGTAGGTACCATGCACATTTAAGATTATTACACTGGAACTGGTTCATCTTCATTCCCAAAGGCCTATGATGGAACATGTGTTTTGAAATCCTACAGAAGATGATGATACCTTTGAGTACAGCTCAACAGCACAAGCTGTATAAACGCAACACAAGTTTGTCAATCGTGAACAGTTTCAGTGTGCACAaaaattgacatttttttctcagacttAATGTAAAAATCTTACCCGGCTGCTCCTTGGTCGGGTACTTTGAGGAAATCCAAGCTTTCTGGTTGTTGTGAAATCTTGCCTGATCCTCCTGACAGCTGCCGTGGTAAAGTTGGTCTTGTCATGTTTGTATACAGGTTTTTCTGATTGGCCCGTTGATTTCCCAGGGCAAGGGGAAGCGGTACAGCCTGAGGGGTGTTTATGACTCCATTTTGCTGCTGACCTAGAAGTAAATAAAGTGTGAACAGATCCAGTCTAAACTACAGCTCAACAAAGGCAGCCTCTTCCTTGTGTTGACAGCTCAGCTGTCAGCGAGACTCAGCTCTCAAGGAACTTGGAAACAAAATAGTGTTGAGATCGGAAAGTTTGATTTTTGCAGTTTCATGTCTGCTGGTAATCTATTTTGGGTCCATGTCTTCATGGACTTGTGCTCAAGTTGAGGCGTGTGCCTTGAATGTGTGTGACTAGCAAGGAAAAGGATTAGCCCTGGGCTGAATCCCCTGGTTGCTGTGGGCCAGCACGGGGCCAGCACACCTCGAGTTCAAACACTGCATAAAGTTTTATCCAGATAAGGGTAGATGTAAAGCTGGCTGGAACTGCCAGAGGACTCTTTCTTTCAAAGGTCAAACTCTGTCCAACTCCCTGAACACTgggtagatttttttaaagttgctaGAACTATCTATTTTAACAAGCAAGAGgatttttcatgtttgttgttgttgttgttttggttgtttgtgttttttttaaaacaaaagctgtcCTGCTACTTCTATAGCTCAAAAGGAGtttgaatttaaaacaaacccGCCCGTGTCTGAGCCACCTGCAGGTCGGGGCCTCAGGAGCTCGGCTCCACATGCCTTACGCCCCCCAACCCCTCGCTGAACAGAACAGGAGCTGCGCTTATATGGAAAATCAGACTGGTTAATGCTGTGGGTGATATTCCTCTTTTTCCACTGTGATTATGCCTGATGAAAATTAGCAGCATGGAGAGCTGTGCCGAGTGGAGGATTCATAATTGTGGCACTTGGAAAAACCCAACTGCATTTAACAGCTGGTCTTTGCTCTCGATACTGTGGCAGAGCTTAGA
It contains:
- the CCNB2 gene encoding G2/mitotic-specific cyclin-B2, which encodes MALPAARRAALTRGVENGVTEVKGKTKPHLPGRRAALEEIGNKVTRGVRAPKKTECSKVPIKPAKGPSKKTNATVLPKPPAAAKQAVKEPDVPKALSPVPMDISMHEEDLCQAFSDVLLNNVEDIDAEDYENPQLCSDYVKDIYLYLRELELQQSIRPHYLDGEMLNGRMRALLVDWLIQVHSRFRLLQETLYMCVAVMDRFLQNHPVSRNKLQLVGVTALFLAAKYEEMLTPDIGDYAYITDNAYTTDDVREMEIMILQELNFSLGRPLPIHFLRRASKAGEADAKQHTLAKYLMELTLLDYDMVHHRPSEIAAAALCLSQKILGRNSWGTKEQYYTGYTEESLMMTMKHMAKNVVKVNEKLTKYVATKQKYASSKLMMISTIPQLTSKIVKDLASSLL